The following coding sequences lie in one Oryza brachyantha chromosome 10, ObraRS2, whole genome shotgun sequence genomic window:
- the LOC102720640 gene encoding protein DETOXIFICATION 49, which produces MCEGLVDGRLLQAPCRCNAKNDGGGHVDGQHGAVVVVVVVPNSETCEPAPVLEDRPPSVRKGGAVLEEAAAILRLSLPMIMTALILYVRPMISMLFLGRLGELALAGGSLAIGFANITGYSVLSGLAMGMEPVCGQAVGAKNFPLVGATMQRMVLLLLAVSVPVAFLWTKMEPLLLLCGQDAAIAAAAQRYILFCLPDLFFLSFLHPLRIYLRTQSINLPITACAALAIAIHLPINYLLVTVLGLGIEGVALASAWANFNLVLFLLAFVYVSGVHRDTGGFSLPRNLFKDVDGWMRLVRLAVESCASVCLEWWWYEIMILLCGLLANPKATVASMGILIQTTSLLYIFPSSLSFGVSTRVSNELGANRPSAARAAARAGLALSAVQGLASLAFAVAVRRAWARMFTSDADILALTASVLPILGLCELGNCPQTTGCGVLRGSARPKDGAHVNLGAFYGVGTPVAVVLAFWAGMDFRGLWLGLLAAQAACVAVMLVVIHRTDWDVQAKLAQVLAGAIDVNGAGVNDAAAHVKVAAPHGDEDSSLLITVSG; this is translated from the coding sequence ATGTGTGAGGGCCTCGTTGACGGGCGGCTCCTCCAGGCCCCGTGCAGGTGCAATGCAAagaacgacggcggcggccacgtcgACGGTCAGCACGGAGCTGTCGTGGTCGTGGTCGTCGTGCCAAATTCGGAGACGTGCGAGCCGGCGCCGGTGTTGGAGGACAGGCCGCCGTCGGTGAGGAAGGGCGGGGCGGTactggaggaggcggcggcgatcctGCGGCTGTCATTGCCGATGATCATGACGGCGCTGATACTGTACGTCCGGCCGATGATCTCGATGCTGTTCCTCGGCCGGCTCGGCGAgctcgcgctcgccggcggGTCACTCGCCATCGGCTTCGCCAACATCACGGGGTACTCCGTCCTGTCCGGCCTCGCCATGGGGATGGAGCCGGTGTGCGGCCAGGCCGTGGGCGCCAAGAATTTTCCCCTCGTCGGCGCCACCATGCAGCGGAtggtgctcctcctcctcgccgtgtCCGTGCCCGTCGCCTTCCTCTGGACGAAGATGGAGCCGCTCCTCCTGCTCTGCGGCCAGGAcgcggccatcgccgccgccgcgcagcgcTACATTCTCTTCTGCCTCCCCgacctcttcttcctctcgttCCTCCACCCGCTCCGCATCTACCTCCGCACCCAGTCGATCAACCTGCCGATCAcggcgtgcgccgcgctcgccatcgccatccaCCTCCCCATCAATTACCTCCTCGTCACCGTCCTCGGGCTCGGCATCGAAGGCGTCGCCCTCGCCTCCGCATGGGCCAACTTCAACCttgtcctcttcctcctcgcttTCGTCTACGTCTCCGGCGTGCACCGCGACACCGGCGGCTTCTCTCTGCCCCGCAATCTATTCAAGGACGTCGACGGGTGGATGCGGCTGGTCAGGTTGGCCGTCGAGAGCTGCGCCAGCGTCTGCCTCGAATGGTGGTGGTACGAGATCATGATCCTGCTCTGCGGCCTCCTCGCCAACCCCAAGGCCACCGTGGCGTCCATGGGGATCCTCATCCAGACCACGTCGCTGCTCTACATCTTCCCGTCGTCGCTCAGCTTCGGCGTGTCGACGAGGGTCAGCAACGAGCTCGGCGCGAACCGgccgtccgccgcgcgcgccgcggcgagggcggggcTGGCGCTGAGCGCCGTGCAgggcctcgcctccctcgcgtTCGCCGtggccgtgcgccgcgcgtgGGCGCGCATGTTCACGTCGGACGCCGACATCCTCGCGCTCACGGCGTCGGTGCTCCCCATCCTCGGGCTGTGCGAGCTCGGCAACTGCCCGCAGACCACCGGCTGCGGCGTGCTCCGCGGCAGCGCGCGCCCCAAGGACGGCGCGCACGTCAACCTCGGCGCCTTCTACGGCGTCGGcacgcccgtcgccgtcgtcctcgccttCTGGGCCGGCATGGACTTCAGGGGGCTCTGgctcggcctcctcgccgcgcagGCGGCGTGCGTGGCGGTGATGCTCGTGGTGATCCACCGCACGGACTGGGACGTACAGGCCAAGCTAGCCCAggtgctcgccggcgccattGACGTCAACGGAGCCGGTGTGAATGACGCGGCCGCCCACGTCAAGGTCGCGGCGCCCCACGGCGACGAGGACTCGAGCTTGCTCATCACCGTGAGCGGCTGA